In Lentibacillus amyloliquefaciens, one DNA window encodes the following:
- a CDS encoding DUF1294 domain-containing protein, with protein MIIAYIISVNIIGFLMMGLDKRKAKKQTYRIPERTFWGLAILGGAVGILAGMKQFRHKTKHRSFTAGIPLLIIIQAALIVWLSFMS; from the coding sequence ATGATCATTGCTTACATAATCAGTGTCAATATCATCGGCTTTTTAATGATGGGCTTGGACAAACGTAAAGCCAAAAAGCAAACATATCGAATACCGGAACGGACATTTTGGGGGCTGGCTATCCTTGGAGGCGCTGTTGGGATATTAGCCGGTATGAAGCAGTTCCGGCATAAAACAAAGCACCGGTCATTCACGGCAGGTATACCATTATTGATTATCATTCAGGCTGCTTTAATTGTTTGGCTTAGCTTTATGTCATAA